One Skermanella pratensis genomic window, ATGCGCATGGCTCGCCGTCCGGTCATTCCTCTCGGAACGCCCGCCTCATGCTGTCTGTGATGGGGCTGAGGAAATAGTCGATCGCCCGCCGCTTGGCGTTGATCATGATGACTTCCGCAGGCATGCCGGGGACCAGCTCCACATGGTGGAGCGACGCCAGCGACACGGGGTCCAGCTTGACCCGCGCGGTGAAGTAGGACTGGCCCGTCCGCTGGTCGAGCACCTGGTCGGCCGCGACATACATCACGTGCGCGTCGATGGTCGGGACCTTGCGCTGCTTGTAGGCGCTGAGCCGCACGTTGGCGACCTGGCCGACCCGGATGCTGTCGATGTCGGCCGGGCTGACCTGGGCCTCGACCACCAGCTCGTCATCGACCGGGACGAGGTCCAGGATCGGAGCGCCGGCGCCGATCACGCCGCCCGGCGTGTAGAAGCGGATGTCGGTGACCTTGCCGTCCTGGGGGGCGACCACCTCCTTGCGCTGGACGATGTCGGTGGCCCCGCGGGACCGCTCGGTCATGTCCGCCAGCGTGCCCTGGGTCTGCTGGAGCGCGTCGGCGATCTCCGTCCGGCGGTCGTGCTTGAGGGACAGGATCTCCAGCTCGGCGGCGGCGATCGCCTGCTCGGCCTGGGCTTCGTTGGCAGCCAGTTCGCCGACCCGGCCCTTCAGCTCGGCCGACAGGCGCTGCATCTCCAGGAGCCGGGGGCGGCGCTCGTAGCCTTTTTCCAGCAGGGCCTTGATGGTCCCCAGCTCCTCGTTGGTGTAGCGCAGGCGGTCCGCGGCGGCGCTGGCCTGAGCCTTCAGGGCCGCGATCTGCTCCCGGAGCTGGTCGATCTTGCGCCGGTTGATCGCCAGCGATCCGTCGTAGCTGTCCCAGCGCGCCGCGAACAGCCGCTGCTCGGTCGCCATGGCGTCCGCCGCGACCGTGCTTCGCTTGCCGGCTTCGACCAGGTCCTCGGGGAAAGCCAGGGAGCGCTGGTCGGCCTGCTCGGCGCGCAGGCGGGCCACCCGGGCCTGGGCGGTCCAGAGCTGGTTCTCGACCTGGCCCAGCAGGGCCTGGGCCTGGGTGCCGTCCATCCGCAGCAGGATCTGCCCGGCCCTGACCTGGTCGCCTTCCTTGACGAGCAACTCGTGCAGGATTCCGCCTTCCAGGTGGGAGATGGTCTTGCGGTGGCTGTTGGCGATGACGGTGCCCTGGGCGATGGCGGCGCTGCTGAGGTCCGCGGTCATGGCCCAGCCGGCGAAGCCGCCGAACCCGACCAGCACCGCGACCGTGCCGGCGATCATGGTATTGCGCAGCGACGGCTCGCGCGGCTCCGCCTCCAGGGTCACGGTCCAGACGGGATTGTCGGTCGGAAGCGTCATGATGCGTGTCCCGTCTGAACGCCGTCCGCCAGGGCCTTGCCGGTCTTGACCAGGCGGGCCACGTTGGGCGCGGTCGCGACCTGGCGCGTGCCGGGCGGGGCGGAGATCGCCTTCAGCACGTCGGCGCGGGCGCCGAACTGGTCGATCATGCCGTCCTTAAGGACCAGCAGCTTGTCCACCGCGGCGACCACGGAGGGCCGGTGGGCGATCAGGACGACGGTCGTTCCTGCCGCCTTGGCCTTGGCGATCGCCTGGAGCAGGGCCTGCTCGCCGGCGTTGTCGAGGTTGGAGTTGGGCTCGTCCAGCACCAGCAGGCGCGGGTTGCCGAACAGCGCGCGGGCGAGGCCGATCCGCTGGCGCTGGCCGCCGCTCAGGCTGTAGGCGCTGTCGCCGACGCCGGTGTCGTAGCCGAACGGCAGCCTGCCGATCATCTCGTGGACGTCGGCCATCTTGGCCGCGTTCACCACGTCGAGCGGGCTCGCCTCGGTCATGCGC contains:
- a CDS encoding HlyD family type I secretion periplasmic adaptor subunit, with the translated sequence MTLPTDNPVWTVTLEAEPREPSLRNTMIAGTVAVLVGFGGFAGWAMTADLSSAAIAQGTVIANSHRKTISHLEGGILHELLVKEGDQVRAGQILLRMDGTQAQALLGQVENQLWTAQARVARLRAEQADQRSLAFPEDLVEAGKRSTVAADAMATEQRLFAARWDSYDGSLAINRRKIDQLREQIAALKAQASAAADRLRYTNEELGTIKALLEKGYERRPRLLEMQRLSAELKGRVGELAANEAQAEQAIAAAELEILSLKHDRRTEIADALQQTQGTLADMTERSRGATDIVQRKEVVAPQDGKVTDIRFYTPGGVIGAGAPILDLVPVDDELVVEAQVSPADIDSIRVGQVANVRLSAYKQRKVPTIDAHVMYVAADQVLDQRTGQSYFTARVKLDPVSLASLHHVELVPGMPAEVIMINAKRRAIDYFLSPITDSMRRAFREE